A region from the Brassica napus cultivar Da-Ae chromosome C8, Da-Ae, whole genome shotgun sequence genome encodes:
- the LOC106414527 gene encoding UDP-glycosyltransferase 84B2-like: MGSSECHETHVLMVTLPMQGHINPMLKFAKHSSRSNLRFTLATTDQARDLVSSAAATTTGNNPCSPVDLAYFSDGLPKDDPRAEPTLLESLRNVGGNNLSKIIGEKRFSCIISSPFTPWVPAVAAAHNIPCAILWIQACGAYSVYYRYYMKTNVFPDNLEDMNQTVKLPSLPLLEVRDLPSFILPCEGSHFYKLMAEFADCLKYVKWVLVNSFYELESEIIESMSSLKPIIPIGPLVSPSLLGANQDQTLDGENLDMWKADDHCMKWLDKQARSSVVYISFGSLLKSSVNQVETIATALRNRGVSFLWVIRPKENAQNVGVLQEMVQEGQGVVIEWGPQERILSHVAISCFVTHCGWNSTIETVAAGVPVVAYPSWTDQQIDARLLVDVFGIGVRMRNDAVEGELKVTEVERCIEAVTKGTAAAGMRKRVTELKQAARLAMAPGGSSAQNLDSFIRDITII; encoded by the coding sequence ATGGGAAGTTCCGAGTGTCACGAAACTCATGTTCTAATGGTAACACTACCAATGCAAGGTCACATCAATCCAATGCTCAAATTCGCCAAACATAGCTCACGATCGAACCTCCGCTTCACCCTGGCCACCACTGATCAAGCCCGTGACCTCGTCTCTTCCgccgccgccaccaccaccgGAAACAACCCATGTAGCCCGGTGGATCTCGCTTACTTCTCCGACGGTCTGCCTAAAGACGACCCAAGAGCCGAACCAACTCTCCTAGAGTCGTTGAGAAATGTCGGAGGAAATAACTTGTCTAAAATCATTGGTGAAAAGAGATTTTCTTGCATCATCTCTTCTCCTTTTACTCCATGGGTTCCAGCCGTTGCAGCAGCTCACAATATCCCTTGTGCGATCCTCTGGATCCAAGCTTGTGGAGCTTACTCGGTGTATTACCGTTACTACATGAAGACAAACGTTTTTCCCGACAATCTCGAAGATATGAATCAAACAGTGAAACTACCGTCTTTACCTTTGTTGGAAGTCAGAGATCTCCCTTCGTTTATTTTGCCCTGTGAAGGAAGTCACTTCTATAAGCTCATGGCAGAGTTCGCAGATTGTTTGAAATATGTGAAATGGGTTTTGGTGAACTCGTTCTACGAACTCGAATCAGAGATCATCGAGTCGATGTCGAGTCTCAAACCTATAATCCCAATAGGTCCTCTAGTTTCTCCTTCTCTGTTGGGAGCTAATCAGGACCAAACCCTAGATGGGGAAAATTTGGATATGTGGAAAGCTGATGATCATTGTATGAAGTGGCTTGACAAGCAAGCTAGGTCTTCGGTTGTTTACATATCTTTCGGAAGCTTGCTCAAATCTTCGGTGAATCAAGTCGAGACCATAGCGACGGCTCTGAGAAACAGAGGAGTTTCATTTCTCTGGGTGATTAGACCTAAGGAGAACGCCCAAAACGTCGGCGTTTTGCAAGAGATGGTACAAGAAGGACAAGGGGTCGTTATTGAGTGGGGTCCTCAAGAAAGGATACTGAGCCACGTGGCGATCTCTTGTTTTGTTACACATTGTGGTTGGAACTCCACGATAGAGACGGTGGCGGCTGGTGTTCCGGTGGTGGCATACCCGAGCTGGACGGATCAGCAGATCGACGCAAGACTGCTGGTGGATGTGTTTGGGATAGGTGTGAGGATGAGAAACGACGCCGTAGAGGGCGAGCTTAAAGTCACAGAGGTAGAGAGATGTATCGAGGCTGTGACAAAGGGAACTGCGGCGGCGGGTATGAGGAAAAGAGTGACGGAGCTTAAGCAGGCTGCAAGATTGGCGATGGCGCCTGGTGGATCTTCGGCTCAAAATTTGGACTCGTTCATCAGAGATATCACAATCATCTGA
- the LOC106415061 gene encoding probable receptor-like protein kinase At2g23200 — protein sequence MEKLCFRYSVALFMTMVVIVLLPRHTLSATSQYSRPEKFYVNCGSDSNITYGGRTFVGDMISGSNSVSFSSKGTEAINQSGPGIYGTVRIFRRPSSYKLQLDSVGLHFVRLHVSSRTELLTSRFTVSATSGSTHHFKSFSVQNFNETPRVEEFLLMIDSSKLEIRFVPEPTYVALVNAIEVFSANNDLEITPESDKNLHTVYRLNVGGQRVTPENDTLGRTWSLDDDFLYQKEAARNNRTAQQPNYDSGSATEYTAPAFVYQTAKAINRSSSDQTDMLMNVTWSFKVQNKTKHFIRAHFCDILSGSQSPDSDFYLYVNGRARKNVNPSEQIRLVTPFYIDVVDVSDGSGLLNVSIGTKEPRKDAGFLNGLEVMEFLNKSDSSDKSSSLVHIIIGCVAAVSILVLSLLFTIFFLKRRRSKKKKKPEEEATIWSPVELYRGGSSDNRLFDPVYNSPLRTNRPFDPVHNSPLRNLNLGLKIAFADIRRATNNFDPQWLIGKGGFGDVYKAILPDGSRAAIKRAKTGSGQGIQEFQTEIQVLSRIRHKHLVSLKGYCDENAEMILVYEYMEKGTLKEHLYGSDMPSLTWKQRLEICIGAARGLHYLHSGSEGIIHRDVKSTNILLDENNVAKVADFGLSKLAVREQDPVNISMNIKGTFGYLDPEYLQTHIFTEKSDVYAFGVVLLEVLCARPALAHDLPHEEVNLAEWALFCLSKGIVDEVLDTKLIGQIEASSLRKFMEIVEKCLRDCGEERPSMGDVIWDLEYVLQLHMTPVQREPHEDSTMTISGVGGGNSLVVPRLMVSDSFSDNSFVQKKSSDGDSSETRVFSQLKISEAR from the coding sequence ATGGAGAAACTCTGTTTTAGATACTCTGTTGCTCTCTTTATGACTATGGTAGTTATTGTTCTTCTTCCACGTCACACTCTTTCCGCTACTTCTCAATATTCTCGTCCCGAGAAGTTCTACGTCAACTGTGGGTCGGATTCTAACATCACCTATGGTGGTCGGACCTTCGTCGGAGATATGATCTCCGGTAGTAACTCCGTCTCCTTCAGCAGTAAAGGAACCGAAGCCATCAACCAATCAGGACCGGGAATCTACGGGACGGTGAGGATATTCAGACGCCCTTCTTCTTACAAGCTCCAACTCGATTCTGTCGGTCTACACTTTGTGCGTCTCCATGTCTCCTCTCGGACAGAGCTTTTAACTTCTCGTTTCACCGTCTCCGCCACATCTGGCTCCACTCACCACTTCAAAAGCTTCTCGGTTCAGAACTTCAACGAGACCCCACGAGTCGAGGAGTTTCTCCTGATGATCGACTCTTCGAAACTCGAAATCCGATTTGTGCCTGAACCTACCTATGTAGCTCTTGTCAACGCCATCGAAGTGTTCTCCGCTAATAACGACCTCGAGATTACGCCCGAGTCCGACAAGAATCTCCATACGGTTTACAGATTAAACGTAGGAGGGCAGAGAGTCACGCCTGAAAACGACACCTTGGGACGTACCTGGTCGCTTGACGATGACTTCCTCTACCAAAAAGAAGCTGCGAGAAACAATAGAACAGCGCAACAGCCTAACTACGATTCGGGTTCGGCCACGGAGTACACGGCGCCTGCTTTCGTCTACCAAACGGCTAAAGCAATCAACCGCAGCTCGAGCGACCAAACGGATATGCTGATGAACGTTACTTGGTCGTTTAAGGtgcaaaataaaacaaagcattTCATCAGGGCTCACTTCTGTGATATCTTGAGCGGTTCACAAAGCCCCGACTCCGATTTTTATCTGTATGTGAACGGGCGAGCGAGGAAAAATGTAAATCCTTCAGAGCAGATTAGGCTGGTCACTCCTTTTTATATCGATGTCGTGGATGTCTCTGATGGCTCTGGACTCTTGAATGTTAGCATAGGTACTAAGGAGCCCCGTAAGGATGCTGGTTTTCTTAATGGTCTGGAGGTGATGGAGTTTCTGAACAAATCCGATTCTTCAGATAAAAGTAGTTCCCTGGTTCACATCATTATTGGTTGTGTTGCTGCTGTTTCTATCCTGGTTTTGAGTTTgttgtttaccatttttttcttgaaacggaggagatcgaagaagaagaagaagccagagGAGGAGGCCACTATATGGTCTCCTGTGGAACTGTACAGAGGTGGGAGCTCCGACAATAGACTATTCGATCCGGTCTATAATTCGCCATTACGCACCAATAGACCTTTCGATCCGGTCCATAACTCGCCACTACGCAACCTAAACTTAGGCTTGAAGATTGCATTCGCAGACATTCGGAGAGCTACAAACAACTTCGACCCCCAGTGGTTGATCGGGAAAGGCGGTTTTGGAGACGTCTACAAAGCCATTCTTCCGGATGGAAGCAGGGCAGCTATCAAGAGAGCAAAGACCGGTTCAGGACAAGGGATACAAGAGTTTCAAACGGAGATCCAAGTCTTGTCAAGAATCCGGCACAAACACCTCGTTTCTTTAAAAGGCTACTGCGACGAAAACGCGGAGATGATCCTTGTCTACGAGTATATGGAGAAAGGTACGCTTAAAGAGCATCTCTACGGCTCGGATATGCCTTCGTTGACGTGGAAACAGAGGCTAGAGATATGCATTGGAGCAGCCAGAGGATTGCATTATCTCCACAGCGGCTCGGAAGGAATCATCCACAGAGACGTCAAATCAACAAACATACTACTAGACGAGAACAACGTGGCCAAAGTTGCGGATTTCGGGCTCTCGAAACTCGCGGTCCGCGAACAAGATCCGGTCAATATCAGCATGAACATCAAAGGGACGTTCGGTTACCTCGACCCGGAGTATCTGCAGACGCACATCTTCACGGAGAAATCGGATGTGTACGCGTTCGGAGTCGTACTCCTCGAGGTTCTGTGCGCGAGACCTGCTCTCGCGCACGATCTTCCGCACGAGGAAGTGAACCTCGCGGAATGGGCGTTGTTCTGCTTATCGAAAGGGATAGTCGACGAGGTTTTAGATACGAAACTGATTGGTCAAATCGAGGCGAGTTCTTTGAGGAAGTTCATGGAGATTGTTGAGAAGTGTTTAAGGGACTGCGGCGAAGAGAGGCCGAGCATGGGGGACGTGATCTGGGATCTTGAGTATGTTCTGCAGCTTCACATGACGCCGGTTCAGAGAGAGCCTCACGAGGATAGCACCATGACGATCTCTGGCGTTGGAGGTGGAAACTCGTTGGTGGTTCCGAGGTTGATGGTGAGTGATTCGTTTAGCGACAACTCGTttgttcagaagaagagcagcGATGGAGATTCATCCGAGACTCGGGTTTTCTCCCAGTTGAAGATCTCTGAAGCAAGATAA
- the LOC106413454 gene encoding PAMP-induced secreted peptide 2-like, with product IIMNKVVLSSILFFMLVGSVLVVEARPLGLTKAEEKLVAKFFDGLSLGAIKESGPSSGGEGHKVVDRSEPLVYVKQSGPSPSGPGH from the coding sequence atcataatGAACAAAGTTGTTCTGAGTTCGATTCTGTTTTTCATGTTGGTGGGTTCGGTTCTTGTAGTGGAGGCTCGTCCCTTGGGTTTAACGAAGGCCGAAGAGAAGCTAGTGGCTAAGTTCTTCGATGGTTTATCACTTGGAGCGATCAAGGAATCGGGTCCTAGCTCCGGTGGTGAGGGTCATAAGGTCGTGGATCGGAGTGAGCCGCTTGTATATGTTAAGCAATCCGGTCCCAGCCCGAGCGGACCGGGTCACTAA
- the LOC106413455 gene encoding UDP-glycosyltransferase 84B2-like, producing the protein MGSIESQETHVLLVALPYQGHLKPMLKFAKLLSRPNLHFTLATTEQARDLLSTAAEDEQPSPVDLAFFPDGLPKDDPRDADSLIVSLKNVGAKNLSKIVESKRFSCMVTVPFAPWVPGVAAAYNIPCALLWIEACGAFSVYYRYYMKTNTFPDNLEDLTQTVELPGLPLLEVGDLPSFLLPSAGSHLNNLMVDFIECLKNVKWVLVNTFYQLESEIIDSMSELKPVMPIGPLVSPYLLGADEDKTLDNGDCMEWLDKQARSSVVYISFGSLLKSSENQVESIATALRNRGVSFLWVLRPKENAQNVAVWQEMVQEGQGVVIEWGPQERILSHVAISCFVTHCGWNSTIETVATGVPVVAYPSWIDQPLDARLLVDVFGMGVRMRDDAVDGELKVAEVERCIEAVTEGPAAEDMRRRATELKNAARSALEPGGSSARNVDLFIAHITTT; encoded by the coding sequence ATGGGAAGTATTGAGAGTCAAGAAACACATGTTCTATTGGTAGCCCTACCGTACCAAGGTCACCTCAAACCAATGCTCAAATTCGCCAAACTTCTCTCACGACCGAACCTACACTTCACTCTCGCCACCACCGAGCAAGCCCGTGACCTCCTCTCGACCGCCGCAGAAGATGAACAACCGAGCCCGGTGGACCTCGCTTTCTTTCCCGACGGTCTACCTAAAGACGACCCAAGAGATGCAGATTCTCTCATCGTGTCGTTGAAAAATGTCGGAGCCAAGAACTTGTCTAAAATCGTCGAATCAAAGAGATTCTCTTGCATGGTCACCGTGCCATTTGCTCCATGGGTTCCAGGTGTTGCAGCTGCATACAACATCCCTTGTGCACTCCTCTGGATCGAAGCTTGTGGAGCTTTCTCGGTTTATTACCGTTACTACATGAAGACAAACACTTTCCCCGACAATCTCGAAGATCTGACACAAACCGTTGAGTTACCAGGTTTGCCATTGTTGGAAGTTGGAGATCTCCCTTCATTTCTCTTGCCTTCTGCAGGAAGTCACCTAAATAACCTAATGGTGGATTTCATCGAATGCTTAAAAAATGTGAAATGGGTTTTGGTTAATACATTTTACCAACTCGAATCAGAGATAATCGATTCGATGTCCGAGTTGAAACCGGTAATGCCTATTGGTCCTTTGGTGTCTCCATATCTACTGGGAGCTGATGAAGACAAAACCCTAGATAATGGTGATTGCATGGAGTGGCTTGACAAGCAAGCTAGGTCTTCTGTTGTTTACATATCTTTTGGAAGTTTGCTCAAATCGTCGGAGAACCAAGTCGAGAGCATAGCGACGGCTCTGAGAAACAGAGGAGTTTCATTCCTCTGGGTGCTTAGACCTAAGGAGAACGCTCAAAACGTCGCCGTTTGGCAGGAGATGGTTCAAGAAGGACAAGGGGTCGTTATTGAGTGGGGTCCTCAAGAGAGGATATTGAGCCACGTGGCGATCTCTTGTTTTGTTACACATTGTGGGTGGAACTCGACGATAGAGACCGTGGCGACTGGTGTTCCGGTGGTGGCGTACCCGAGTTGGATCGATCAGCCGCTTGACGCGAGATTGCTTGTGGATGTGTTCGGAATGGGAGTGAGGATGAGGGATGACGCTGTGGACGGCGAGCTTAAGGTCGCGGAGGTTGAGAGGTGCATTGAGGCTGTCACGGAAGGACCCGCCGCGGAGGATATGAGGAGGAGAGCGACAGAGCTGAAGAATGCAGCGAGATCGGCGTTGGAGCCTGGTGGTTCGTCGGCTCGGAATGTGGACTTGTTCATCGCCCATATCACAACCACCTGA